The genomic DNA AACGGGAAGCTGCTCAAGTGGTTTATAGGCTTGGGAGGATTGGGTAAGGAACGCCGCAATTTCATCCGTGGTCCGTGGCATGTTCCAGTCTGCTGTCTCATTAGATATTTCTTCAACGCTCGATGAGATTACACACCAGAAATAGCCATCCTCGATTCTTCGCTGTCCACCCACACATTCTTAGCCTTTCTGAACTCATCCATGgcttccctctcccactGCACCCAAGTCCTGACCGAATCGAGCCTAttaacttcttcttccatctcgaGAGTTTCAACGCCCACGATAGTAAGATCATTTTGAGAAGCAATGGCAAAAGTTCGTGCAGGACTAGTAAATGACCTGTTTGGACGGAGTGTGGCCAAGGAGGGCATTTCATGAATGGTCGCATCAATGTTAACCTGAGCAGACGAGGTTTGCCGGCGATGCCCTCGAGCACGGGCACCAAGGGTGAACGAAGCAGCATTCGTGTCGAGTGACAGCCTACTGGAGGTCTCGGACGCCGAAGGAGAAGTAAGTCCCGGAGTATCGATGGGCACATCCGAGAAAACAAGCTCAGCAGGACGTCGGTGTCCAGGCTTGGGAGGGCGGGCCATGGAGGATCCAAGCATTTGGCGCGCACCAGCTGCCTGAGTTTTCTTTTTACCAAGTGGGGCTAACAAAAGGCTTGTTAGTATGAAGATAACTAATTATAATTCAGACTCACTGATATTTGACATATCCTCACCGCTGCCCTGCAAACATCTTTCAAGCTCACGTACCCTTTTAGTAACATTTCTGGCCATTGCGTCCGCAAAGGTATCGTCAGCGATTGAATTGCTGGTGTCGGTGGAGATGGTTGAGATGGGGCGCAAGCCCCGAAGGAAGAATTTATCGTTGGCCGACTGCTGCTCAGGTCCGAAGAAGGAATCGGCACCGATCGAAGTTCGAGACGATTCATCGGCTGAAGACATGAAAGACTCTCGCGGTGCGGAAGGAGCGTTGAATAACGAGTCATCAACCACCCTAGCCCGACTAGCATCAAACAGAGAATCATGAGCGATCTTGCCACAAGTCGTATCGAATAGACTGTCCCACGAAGCTGAACGCTGGCATGACGTAGAAGCTTTGGCGGCGTCGTCAGGGGGCGATCCCGAGATAGACGTGAGTTGCACCCCACCATCAAGCTGGAACATCCTATCGCCAAGGCCGGGTCGGAGAATTTGGGACACTGAGGTGTTTGAACAGGTGCTGCTGGCAGCGGAGGTGTTGCGGCGATGAGCAGCCCAGTCTGGGCGACCCAAGGAGCTTTGGCTGGAAAGGTTTCGGCGATGCTTGCTGACGTATGACGACCGTCGGTTGTTGTGCATACTGACAGGAGGACCATTACCTATCAATGAATTGTAATCGGAACCGCCAACAGAGTCCACAGACTGGATGGATGAGTTTCGACGGTGGTGACCTCTCCGAGTCACAGGTCGACTAGAGAGCTGAGCACCAAAAGTAAAGCTAGCGAGAGATTCGCGAGACGGAGAATGTCTTGGTAAGCGCTCATTGGCAACTTCTTCAATTGTCCCGGTCAGAGAAGGCTGGCGAGAGTGCGACTGAGCAGAAGGCACCACGTAGTCAAAGTAATTGGTGTACTCCCGCTCTGCGCCAGTGCCAATGACGGAACCAATGCTAGACATAGTAGCAACGCTGGACTCTGCTCGCTTATGGCCACGAGGCTCGAAGTTGACAAGTGGCGGTGGAAGAGTCGGAAAGGGAGCTAGTTCCATCGGAGTCACAGCCTCGGGAGCTCCGAAAGAAGCATGGCTAGGCTGTTGCTTCATGGACATGTGTTGTTGGAAGGCGACTTGACCCTTGAAAGGTTCGCGACGGGCAGGACTGGTCTTGGCAATACCCATGACATGGTGGATCTCCGCAACATGCTCGAaagcctcttcatcaccaagctcatcgtcttcatcatccgagtCATCCGAATTATGGCTAACAATGTGCTGTGTTGTGCTATCGGAAGGTTTTTGAATGTGAAAGGATGGAACCTGGTCAACAAGGGAGATTGCTGTAGTTTTTGTGGCCGCTGCAGGCACTGCGGAAAGGTCATCGCCCATGAACATCTGAACGCTTCCCACGTTTCTCAAAGCTTCTACAAAAGAAGCCCGCTGGGTGCCCTGATCCAAAGCCTGGTATTCGCTAGTAAAGTCAAACGAGTTGCGATATTCGTTGAAACCCGCGCTCAGCGTATCGACGAATATTGAATCGTGAGCATCGCACCCGGCGGTGACGTCGGGGGCAAGACAGTGGGCGCTTTCGATTTCTGGTAGAAGAGCATCAGGGACAGGAGGTAGCGAGAGCGCTGGAGGGGAGGGGCCAGGTCGCCTGGGAGAGATGCGGTTTTGAGGAGGGGCAGCTGGGAGACCGAGGCGCAAGGTTTTGTTTGGAGAATATCCAGATTCGGCAGCTTCTGTGTTGACGACAACTGCCTTCAGGTCGAAAGGCACATCAGATGTTCCATTGACCTCGAGGAGGGGCTCATTGTTCTGACAAAGGACAGTATGTTTCAGAATCTGACTCATACGAACAGCCTCATTGGTAATGCTTGTAGTGGCAAGGTGTAGCATGGTAGAATCGGGGTTCTTGGAAACcatgggagaaggaggggcaAAGATGTTGCGCATCCCTTTGCGGACCATGCTTTGTCTAGGCGGCGAATCGATCATAGATTCCGAACGCTCAGGAGCCTCAGCTTTGGCCTGCTTGTTGGCAGCAGCTTGAGATCGATGCAAAGCAAGCTTGAGTGGACTGACATTAACAGAAGGTGGTCTAAGAGAGTTGGCGCTGGACCTGTTATTAACTAGCATAGCAGATCGGACCTTGCGAATAGGAGTAGGACTGTCATTGAAGCCTTGTCTGAGTGAATTGCTGGAAGACACCAAGTGCAAAGTAGGGCTATTGCTTGATGCGGgtgagaagtcaaagacATGAACCAAATTGAGCAATTTGTCAGTGGCAGATGCAACATGTCGAAGACCCGCTATGTTGTCAGCGACGTCCAAAGCATGTATAATTTACCTTTCCTGATaacttctttttcttgcttAGGTGGTTGAGCTAGAGAAGGGAGTCGATTGTTAAACACATCCGAAGAGGCAGAGATTGGAATGGGTCGCGGCTCCTCAGCAGACTCCTCGACCTCTTCTGTCAGGGACTTGAGCACAAGCTGGCCGGATATGCAAGACGCTGAAGGAGGTGCACGAGTTGGAGaatccctcttcatcttatCCATGCTCTTCCTTGCCCCCAAGCCGAAGAGATTAGAAAGAGATTTCCTTTTAGGCAAACGAGTCGGACCCATCAAAGCCTCGATGGCAGCACGAGGACCGTCAGTTGAAGGCCGATCAACCACGGAGCCAACAACACTTTCCCACACCCCGCCCCGGCCAGATGTCAAGAGACATCTGGAGGGAGAGTCAAAGGGTGTCCCCACAGCTGATTGTGATTGTGCAACACCAACAGTTGAGGCATCACTAGGGCGGTTTTGAGCTGGGTGTTGAGCAGAGGATTGAGAGATATgtaaagaaggaagaggatgtattggagattgaaaaggagagtAACTGGATCGTGTAGTAACAGCGGGGTACTTTTCGTCGATCTTGTTAACAAGTGAAGTGGAATACTGAGCTGGCCCAGGCACTACTGAAAGACATCAGTTTCAGGATACCAATGGAGTCCAACCCACTTACTTGAGGTGACATTCCATGTATCTTTGACAGAAGGTACGGGTGGCAaagcttcatcttctgtaGCCATTTTGCTTCTCTTAGACTTCGATCTGCCAAGGAGACCCCAAACTTTGGAttttgtcttttccttcctaAGCGTCTTTTTTGGAGGCTCAACCACGATCACTGGAGCCTCAGGAGCGTCGGGCAATGGTGCGAACGTCTTGGATGCACTGTCAGTAACCTTGATTACGGAAGCAGCACTAGAATGAAGGTCTTTTAACGTTGTTTGTAAAGTTGCCGATACACGACGTTGTTGGGTAGCATGTATTGTTGGGTTAAAAGCAGGCCTATTTGAGTCAGATCAGTACCGTTTCCAGTTCCAGAGCTTTGTGGAAAAACTGACACATCATGAACATCTTTGACGCTTCTCTCGTCATTGAGCGCAGTCTTACAGGACAACGCCATGCTGGACGTAACACTTGATCTCTTATCCAGCGGCGTCATGCTCCTCAAGGACGGTGTTCCATGCCTCAGAACTTGATCAACCACCTTAGCACCCTCCTGAGGTCTCACAAACGGATCATCACCCATGCTAGGCCTTGAAGGCATGTCAGACTCGACGGGCGGACGAAGAGAGATTAAGTGAGAGGAGTTGGACTTGGTCGAAGGAGGCCGCTTGTGTTTTTTGAACATCATAGAGTCTTTTGGTGTAGGAACAGGAACCAAAGTCTTGATTGGTTGATCTGGCTGAGCTGGTTGGGTGCGGGAATGATTACCCCAACTAAACAATTCGGCGAGGCCTTTTCGAGGCTTAGCCTTGGTCCTGGTCTTCGATTTGTTATCGGTTTCAATGGTTTGTCGAGACACACGAGGCGATGGGGACATGCCCATGTGAGAGTAAGGCTGTTCAGAATGCACTTGAagcttcctccttcctggcttctccttcactgGCGTCTTATCTTTATGGAACAGGGCAGATGGGATCTTTCTCAAAGAGGCTTTGAAGCCACTGTTATTGCCAACACCCGTTGGCTGGTTGGAGGtaggatggagagaatTAGAGTGACGGGATTGCCTGTTGGGGGAtagaaggaaaggatttGCCATGCTGGGGGATAGTTATATATGAAGTAGGCGGTGCGCGATAAGCGATGAAACGTGAGGCACTAACCGCTATGTGTTTGTGCGAGGAACGGTGATATAAGACAAGTAACGCGCGTGATTTCGTCTCTCTTGAGTCGTAATATCGTACGGTCGTATCGATGAATCTGACAATAAAAACGTCTAGATGTCATTAAAGTCGTGAACGGTAGAAGAAGGGTAGCATTGAcaagagggaaaaagaaggacaagataCAGAGATACAAGGACCTATACAGTCAGTCTTGTCAGAAGACTTGTCGTTGGTAGGAAAGAGCACAAACGTTGAAAGATTTTCTACGCTGTGTTTGTGGCAAAGAAGGCGGCGAAGAGCGTGTGTAAAGGACTGGATGGAAGATAGTGGTGGGTGGGTGAGACGACGGCAAAAGGGCGCCCAGTAAGGCGGGGGGGAGTTTGAAGGTGGTGTGTGTGGAAGATGTGTATATAAACAATAGGCGTTGAAGATTCTGTATGAAAAGGAGTTTTGATGGGCTTGTAGAACAGGCTCTGCTACCCAGTCGAAAATGTCGTTATTGTATCGTTAAGGGTCGTTAATCGTCAACCGTCTGCGAACCGTCGTTAGTCGTTAAAAGAAACACACAGTCGTAAGAGGTCGTAAATAAGATTGCGAGcggtagaagaagaagagaaagaatgTGAATGATAGTCGGGTCTGTGGGCAGCGCGCTGAGGATCTCCAAGCGTCAAAGCAGACCCCGCAAACAAGAGAGAGCTCACATTCAGTACGTAGGAGGAATGTCATTCAACCTTCCACATGCATACGAAAGGATCGGACAGGCCACCAGCCGGATAATCTTCCGCCGGCACATCCGTTTTTCTTTGATGTCTGATGATGTTTGATGCCGGCCATCGATGTTTGATGGATCCTGGCCGTTTTGAAACTAATGTAGGGCTTCAATCGCAAGTCGCGACTCGCAGCCCGTCTTCCTGGCTAGTTGATACTGCTCTGGCAGTGATATGTATAGTAGCGACACTGTCCTGTACATGCGTGATGATAGTAGCGTAGCTCTTTCTTGCTCCTTTGCATGCCGCGTAGCTTTCAGTGCCATTCAGGTTCGAATTGTCACTGTTGTTCGTCCGCAACAACCGACTCCCTAATACATAGGGTCATGTTCCATTCGAAAAGTCAACCCATCCAGCCAGTTCACATCTGCATTGATCACTGCGAAGTACGTCCCGACAGCCCGCGAACGGCAAGCGAGGTGTGGTTGTGTGTTTGTTTGCACATACCCACTCTCTATCTCATCTGAAACAGTTGTCAGTCGCCATTCATTAACCTGTTCCGCCGGATGAAAAGTCTTACTGGTCGACCATCTATACATGCTATACATAAGCTGAGCCGTCCGTCGGGTGATGCGGCGATGTGACTCTtgatgtttgatggaaGCTTGGGCCACCACTTCTTACACTGCGGTCATCCCCATTATGAGACGTCGAGCTCAAGGTTCCTTCTTGCGCTAGGCCTGGTAAGCGCCGTCTTGTGGCAGAGATAAAAAATCCGAGGTTTTCCCCTGAATCAAGTTCTTCCCCTCACCCATATTTATTCCAACCTTTCAAGTGTATGATGTACAGAGGGCTCCATTTCGCCAGAGCCCTTCTACATGAAAATAAAAGTGAGTCGGCGAGTGAGCACGCAGGGCCAACGACAGCAATGCCGTTGAACACGACAAATGGAGACAGGGATATAAGATGGATAGCAAGCAAGAGATGGATAGGGGACAGACGGGCAAGGGCAGCCTGCGCAACGAGCCCGAGAGCTGAGACGATTGATTATATGTACGAGTATGAGTACTGTTCAAAAAAGGCGCCCAAACACTTTTACGGCACTACTCGTAATATTATCCAAGCAGAAGATCGACGGATTTGGTCAATGATGATGCGCACCACCACTCACCAGATGATGACGTGTAAGCACCCGATGCCAGCTGCgtgcagcagcagcgcAGCAGTAAAagatcttttttttttttcactgctgctgcttAATCATCAAGAATTTAGGTGATATGTGCGACGTATTATTGCAAAGTATACCGTAGTTAACGGTTCTCGAGAGACTACAGTAATATGGTTTTATCTGAGAAAGAGTAGTCAAAATATATGCCATGTGTGACCAACACGGTTCTTCTTTCTGACCACAATGGATTTTACCGGGTTGTTTGTAACCCGAAGAGCGATCGCTAATTCCAGTCGTCGGTCGAATCCGACAGGAGGGCACCACACGCAGCAGTTTTCAATTTCATGGAGGCCTCGGCCACCGAACCCTCATAATAAGCCATATCGATAGTCGGCCCCCATCTCCTGcgtttcttttccttttcattcCCATCACTCGCACACATACATATAACCAGTGCTCTTGCCGTCTCTATCTCTCGATTCAGACCGCCAAGCATCGAGAATCCAGCAGAGCTATCATTCTGAGCAGCCGATCACCGGCCGGCCCCCGTTCGATTTTCATTTTCGGCCGCCACTAGACGTCAAGACCGCACCACTTAGCTGGAACATTACGCCACAAGTATATATCTGGCCTATCTCTGCTCAGTCTGCGAATAGAAAGCATCTTTTTCAGCCGTTGTACTTGGCTTATCTAATCCAGTTGTTCTTTACGAAAGGAAGGACTAGCAGCTCGAAGTTCATTATACGCACCTCCACGTTTGGTTTTGGACGTATTCAAGCTCAGCGGCCACCATTGTGTTCATTACACAAACTCAGTCAGAAGGGAGGAACCGCTCTCTGTCGAATTGAGAGAGAGAATGTCGCCATTACTACCGACGCACTCGGGAGCTTCGGCCCCTCAAAATGAACCAACACTTCCTTCGCCGTCCCATAGCGTCTCAACGAGAGtaggcgatgaagagaaagtaAGACGCTCTGAAGGTTCAGAGGGCGAAGATCGAATAAATTTAGACTCAAACAACtatgaggagaagggtgtgAAGGAAatagaagaaggaggggacAAGAAGCAGGTTATGGCTGTTTTTGATCAGAAGAATGGCAAAGAGCTTGAAAAGCCCATTGAAGAGGGGCCGTTTACGCAACCGCGATGGTGTGTATACTCAAGACCTCATGAGTCTTTAGCTGCTAACTGATTTGATGTAGGCGACATTCACTCCCATTCGCTAAGCCAAAGcaccctccaccaccacctccactttctttgGACGACGCCCCTGTCACACCAGAGGTTTCTGCCAACTTCTttaatctcctcttctttaATTGGATCAGCCCTATGATGGCTCTCGGATCAGCTCGACCTTTACAAGATGCTGAtctttggaagatggacgCCGCCCGAGGTGCTAAACCTCTTTCCGAGAAGCTTCTCGCATCCTATGCGGCTCGAACAAAGAAAGCCAATGAATACAATGCTAGGCTCGCTGACCCCAACACGCCATTGCCCTTATCAAGACGGATTATTTACTCTGTTTTGCCTCATCGCGAacaaagagagaaggattaTAGGGAAAAGCACGGAAAGAAACATGCTTCACTCGTCATGTCGCTCCTGGATGTCTTTGGCTGGTTCTTCATGTCGGCAGGTTTCATTAAAGTGTTTGGAGATACATGTCAAGCCGTAACACCATTAGTCATCCGAACACTTATTAATTGGTCTACTGAATACCAGGCCGCCAAGAACGCTGGCCGCGATCTGCCTTCTAGAGGCCCTGGTATTGGTGCTGCTATTGGGTTGCTTCTTTTGCTCATCTGCTCAAGTTTGGGTATGCATCACTACTTCATCAGTGAGTAAATTCTATTTGTACAAAAGTGAATGAAAAGCTAATATCTCTTAGGATCCATGGGTACTGGTGTTCTTTCTCGAGCTGCGATCATCTCCGCAGTGTatcaacaagctcttcaGTTCACCCAGAAGTCTCGAGGGCAGATTCCTAACGGCAAATTGGTCAACCACATCTCAACCGATACCTCTCGAATTGACTTTGCTGCCGGTTTTGCCCATATGCTTTGGACTGCTCCTGTTCAGATGGTTGTCATCATTAGTAAGTTCATTATCGTGATACCATGCGTTCCAGAGCTAACAAACGATCAGTCATTTTGATCGTACAGATTGGGTATTCGGCTCTTCCCGGTATTGCCTTCTTGTTGATCATGactcctcttcaagctcgaTTTATGAAAACTCTTTTCATGTTCCGTAAAAAGGCCGCGACATGGACAGACAAAAGGTACGTTCGTTGTGCCGTGTAAGCAAGAATTTACTCTGACGGGTATTCAAGAGCAAAACTCCTTCAGGAAATCCTTGGTGGTATGCGTATCGTCAAGTATATGGCTTGGGAGAAGCCTTTACTCGAACGTATTCATGCCATTCGTGGTATGGAGCTCAAGTACATTCGTTTGCTTCTGGTCTTCCGATCTGGTATGACTGCCATCGCCATGTCCCTTCCTATCCTTGCTgccattctctccttcatcacctACTCGCTTACTTCCCACTCACTCGAGGCTGCCAAAATCTTCACTGTCATCACTCTCTTCAACCTTATGCGAATGCCTCTCATGATGTGGCCTATGACGCTAAGTTCCACAGCTGACGCTCTCAATGCTTTGGGTCGACTGGAAGCTGTATTTGATGCTGAACTagtgaaagaggaaaaaaaggtggaCCCCTCCATGGATGTCGCCATCAAGTTGGAGAATGCTTCATTCACCTGGGATTCTGCGCCTATCGAGGAGGACAATATGATGTCAAAGCTCACCGGAAAGTATGCCAAGGCCCTCAATGGCGGTAAGCCTGTAGGACCTCCAGgcaaaaaggagaaaaagaacaagCCTAAGAAGGTGACTGTGGCGGAGGAAATTCAGGCTGAAACTGCTGCTGGTCAACCTGGCGCAGGCGAAGCTAGCGCAGAAGGCCAAGGTCAGGAGAACCCTTCAGCACCCCCCGGCATAGATGAGGGAATCagtgagaagaaggaaatgaaaatCTTCCAGCTTCTTGACATCAACCTCAGCATTCCCAAGGGATCTTTAACAGCCATCGTCGGAGCGATCGGTTCTGGAAAGTCTAGTTTGCTGCAAGGTCTTATGGGAGGTAAGTACAGCTGTCACACGGCATATTTGTGCGTAGCTAATAATTTGCAGAAATGAGACGAATTACTGGTTCGGTGACTTTTTCGGGTTCAACTTCTCTTTGTGCGCAAACCCCATGGATTCAAAATGCTACTGTTCGAGAAGTAAGTACTTCTGTTTGTATGGGTCACTTTTGATAAGTGTGCTAAGCCCTTGTATAGAACATCCTATTTGGTCAACCATGGGACGAGGAGCGCTATTGGGCGGCAATCCGTGATTCAAGCCTTGAAGCTGACCTTGAACTTCTCGAAGATGGTGACGGCACTGAAATCGGTGAGAAGGGTATCAACCTTTCTGGTGGTCAAAAGCAGCGTGTCAACATTGCGCGAGCCATCTACTACAACGCGGACATCATTGCTTTGGACGATCCGCTTTCTGCCTTAGATGCCGGTGTTGGCAAGgccgtcttcttcaatgcTATCCTCAACGCTCTTTCAGGCAAAACTCGTGTTCTCGTCACTCATGCCCTCCATTTATTGCCTTATGTAGACAACATCATTATGATGGAAGACGGAAAGATCGGTGAGGTCGGTACTTATCAGGAACTGAAGGAACGGAACGGAGCGTTTGCCAAGTTGATCAAAGAATTTGGTAACGAGGAATTggccgaggagaagatggagaatgaggaagaggctaTTGAGAACTCTGGTCCCACTGCCATTCATGACCGAGCCAACATGATGTCCAAGGGCAGTGCTCATACTCTGATGCAGACCGAAGAACGTAATGTTGGTGCCCTCAAAAAAGGCACCTTTTTCGACTATCTTAAGGCCGGTAAGGGTGTCGTTATGTTACCCTTACTTCTCTTTTGTATCACTGTAGCCCAATCTTTCTACGTCATCACCTCATTCTGGTTGGTATGGTGGGAAGAGACCAAATGGCCACAGCCGAACGGATTTTACATGGGTATCTATGCTGGCTTGGGTGTCGGACTTGCTATTTCCCTGTTCTTACAGGGTTTCAGTAACGCTTTGATTAATTACTTCGCCTCAGTCAACATTCACCACAACGCCATCTCCCGTGTCATGCTCGCTCCACAAACCTTCTTTGACACTACTCCTCTTGGTCGTATCATGAACCGATTCAGCAAAGACACCGACACTATCGATAATACTCTTTCCGACGCCATGCGTATGGCTATCTCCACATTGGCCAACATTGTAGGCTCTGttatccttcttgccatcATTGAGCCGTATTTCCTCATCGCTATGGCTGTTGTTTCGCTTTTGTATCTTCACAACGCCATGTTCTACCGGCGCAGTTCACGAGAATTCAAGCGAATTGATTCCATCCTCCGATCTAGTCTCTATTCTCACTTCTCTGAGTCGCTCTCAGGCGTTGCTACCATTCGTTCGTACGGTGAAACAGAGAGGTTCTTTGAAGACAACATTCACCGTGTCGATATAGAGAACCGCGCCTACTACCTTACTATCGTCAACCAGCGATGGCTCGGTCTTCGACTCGATTTCCTAGGATcactcctttccttctctgtTGCTATTATCGTGGTttgctcttcctcggtTTCCGCTTCAAGCGGTGGCCTTGGTCTTTCGACCATCGTCTCTGTTCAACAAGCTTTCTCATGGCTTGTTCGTCAAGTTGCGGAGGTTGAAAATGACATGGTTGGTGCCGAGCGTATAATGCACTACGCCAATGAACTCGAGCAAGAGTCCCCTCACCAAATTGAAGGCACTaaacctccaccttcctGGCCGTCAGAAGGTATTATCGAGTTCAAGGACGTCCGTATGAGGTATCGACCGGAGCTCCCAGACGTCCTCAAGGGCCTTACACTGAATGTGGGCGCTTCTGAAAAGATCGGCGTGGTGGGCAGAACTGGTGCAGGAAAGAGTTCAATCATGGTTGCTCTCTTCCGGATGTCCGAGTTATCCCATGGCTTCATCAAGATCGACGGCGTGGACGTGTCTAAGATCGGTTTAAATGATCTTCGATCTGGCATCTCTATCATTCCTCAAGAACCTCTTCTGTTCAGCGGCACGCTCAGATCCAACATTGATCCTTTCAACACCAAGACTGAC from Cryptococcus neoformans var. neoformans JEC21 chromosome 7 sequence includes the following:
- a CDS encoding ATP-binding cassette transporter protein YOR1, putative, whose product is MSPLLPTHSGASAPQNEPTLPSPSHSVSTRVGDEEKVRRSEGSEGEDRINLDSNNYEEKGVKEIEEGGDKKQVMAVFDQKNGKELEKPIEEGPFTQPRWRHSLPFAKPKHPPPPPPLSLDDAPVTPEVSANFFNLLFFNWISPMMALGSARPLQDADLWKMDAARGAKPLSEKLLASYAARTKKANEYNARLADPNTPLPLSRRIIYSVLPHREQREKDYREKHGKKHASLVMSLLDVFGWFFMSAGFIKVFGDTCQAVTPLVIRTLINWSTEYQAAKNAGRDLPSRGPGIGAAIGLLLLLICSSLGMHHYFIRSMGTGVLSRAAIISAVYQQALQFTQKSRGQIPNGKLVNHISTDTSRIDFAAGFAHMLWTAPVQMVVIIIILIVQIGYSALPGIAFLLIMTPLQARFMKTLFMFRKKAATWTDKRAKLLQEILGGMRIVKYMAWEKPLLERIHAIRGMELKYIRLLLVFRSGMTAIAMSLPILAAILSFITYSLTSHSLEAAKIFTVITLFNLMRMPLMMWPMTLSSTADALNALGRLEAVFDAELVKEEKKVDPSMDVAIKLENASFTWDSAPIEEDNMMSKLTGKYAKALNGGKPVGPPGKKEKKNKPKKVTVAEEIQAETAAGQPGAGEASAEGQGQENPSAPPGIDEGISEKKEMKIFQLLDINLSIPKGSLTAIVGAIGSGKSSLLQGLMGEMRRITGSVTFSGSTSLCAQTPWIQNATVRENILFGQPWDEERYWAAIRDSSLEADLELLEDGDGTEIGEKGINLSGGQKQRVNIARAIYYNADIIALDDPLSALDAGVGKAVFFNAILNALSGKTRVLVTHALHLLPYVDNIIMMEDGKIGEVGTYQELKERNGAFAKLIKEFGNEELAEEKMENEEEAIENSGPTAIHDRANMMSKGSAHTLMQTEERNVGALKKGTFFDYLKAGKGVVMLPLLLFCITVAQSFYVITSFWLVWWEETKWPQPNGFYMGIYAGLGVGLAISLFLQGFSNALINYFASVNIHHNAISRVMLAPQTFFDTTPLGRIMNRFSKDTDTIDNTLSDAMRMAISTLANIVGSVILLAIIEPYFLIAMAVVSLLYLHNAMFYRRSSREFKRIDSILRSSLYSHFSESLSGVATIRSYGETERFFEDNIHRVDIENRAYYLTIVNQRWLGLRLDFLGSLLSFSVAIIVVCSSSVSASSGGLGLSTIVSVQQAFSWLVRQVAEVENDMVGAERIMHYANELEQESPHQIEGTKPPPSWPSEGIIEFKDVRMRYRPELPDVLKGLTLNVGASEKIGVVGRTGAGKSSIMVALFRMSELSHGFIKIDGVDVSKIGLNDLRSGISIIPQEPLLFSGTLRSNIDPFNTKTDAELYDTLRRSHLIGSSDSSHNSDSQNRFNLDTVIEEEGGNLSVGERSLVSLARALVRNTKVLVLDEATASVDLETDAKIQETIRQEFKDRTLLCIAHRLKTILAYDRILVMSDGQVAEFDTPESLFLSDGIFTEMCSKASITLADIKAAAALRF